The genomic segment CTCAAAGAAAAAAATGGAAATGATCAAGCACAGGAATATAAATTAAATTATGAATTAATAAAATTAAAACATGAATACACTCTGCTCAAAATACAAAGAACATATTATGATCTCTTGAGTGATTATGATGAGGCTGTTATTCGTTACCGATACTTTTTTGTTGATCTTGTGTGGGCAAGAGACAGAGTGTTTTATGACCTTATAAGAGAAGAACGGAAAAATGCCTGCTACATGCTGGGAAAAGATTATCCTGAACTCCAGGAAAAAATGGAAAATGCCCGTATTCAAATTGTTGCAGAAGGTCAGTTTGATTCTGGTTTGAATATATTAAACAAAGAAATATTAACATATGTTAATAAAGAGAGCGACCCTCTGTTGTATGCACTTATTCTTCTTTATCAGGGCATTGCCCATAATTATAAAGGAGACGACAGTCGTAAAAGTGAAAAATTATTGAAACAAAGCATAAGTATTTTAGAGGGTATAAAAAATAAAACTTATCCTGTTAACAGAGCATTAGGAAGAGCTTACACTAATTTAGGTTATTTATATTATTCCACCATCAAGCTTACAAAAGCCATTGATGCATATAAAAAGGCTTTGAAATATTCTAAAAAAAGTAATCAGGATTCTCTTGTTGCTGCTATTAAAAATGATATGGCGTTTGTATATGCCCGTTTTGGAGATTGCGGTCTGGCAAGACTGTTATGCAATGATGGTCTGAAAATAAGAGAACTATTAGGTATGCAGTATCATACTGGTTTAAGTTATAGCATGATGGGGCGAGTTGAATATTTTGATAGAAAATATGAATCAGGAATTTATTATTGTAGTATAGCACTCAGAATTTTTGAGAGAATTGCAGATGTTCGGGGACTTGCCCTTGCTCATCGAGCGATGGGAGCTAATCTGATAAGTTCGGGTTTAGAGAAAGAATCAGTAGCAATATTTAATAATGCTGAAAGACATTTAAAAGAATCATATAAATATTTTACAGAAAAAGAAATACAGCCTGAACCAGTTTATTTAATTGAAATTTCTGAATATTTTGGTTTGTTATATCAGGATTGGGGGACTATAATAAAAAAGACTAAGCCAAATGACAGTTCTATAAAAGATTTTTATGAAAAAGCTGAAATCTGGTTTAATAAGGCAATAGAGCAGGCGCGAAAAAGCAAATATGAATGGGCAGAAGCTCATCTTCTTGAAAGGCTTTTTTCATTTTATTTTGTTCATATGAATAAAAAAGATTCTGTTGATAGACTTTTGAAAGAAATAGAAAATATTATGAAAAAAAATATTCCTTCTTCATTATTTATATCTGTTGAACAGGTAAAGCCTGTGCCTATTGATGAAGATATTATTGAGGAAAAAGAATATCTTTATATTCTGGGACGGCTTTATCGCGGCAGGGCAAGATTGGCATATTCAGATTATCAGGATAAAAGGGATGCAAACTTACTAAAAATAATCGCTGTATATTATACACTGGCATGTGTGTTCATAGAAAAATTTGCCAGTAATTCAGCAGGTATGGGCTTTACTTTAACTGAAATGAAATCTATTTTAGATGATTTGGATATGGAAAATATTTCTGATTTTCATGAGCATGTAAAAAAAGCACTTAAAGAATATAATCTTGAGAGATATTCAATGATTTTAAAATGGATTGATAAGTGCACAGGGTTATAGTTTATCAAATAATATCTTTAATTTGTTAAAGATGAAATACTATTTTGGAAAGTTCAATGGCATCATATAACAAGACAATTTTGACGACTACTAAAAGGATTAAAAAAAACAAATATTTGTTAAACTTTTATAACTCACCCCAAAAAACGCAAAAAATTATTGCTACGGAATTGATATTAGAAACAGAAACAGGAAAACAAAAAGATAACAATATAAATTTTTATTTTAGCAGTCAATGCGGCGGATAATCCATCATGCTGTATCTGTCAGAACCAGTTCATTATAACCTGGAGATTTATCCTTTCTGCAATAATCAATGCCTTGGATGCGGAAACATTGACTTTGCTATTGGAAAAAAAATTTTGGCATCAACCTGGCGATTAATTCTGGAAAAAATTCAACCACATGCAGCCCATGTTCGTATAAGCGGGGGGGAACCTAGTTTACATCCTGAATTTGAGAATATTATACGCACTCTGTCAGATATGAACATCCCCTTTATTTTGTTTACTAATGGCCGCTGGCAAAATCCGGATCATATTATTAACCTTCTATGCCAAACCCCTCAATGCCGTGGCTTACTGGTATCTCTACACAGCCACATCCCTGAAATTCATGATGCTTTTACCACTGTAAAAGGTTCATTTTCAGAAACACTGACAAATATAAAAAAATCAATTGATTCAGGGCTGACCATAGCAACAAGCACGATTATTCTTCCTTCAAATACTGATGCTATACAAGAAATTATCTCTTTTCATCAGAAACACGGTATATATCAAACAACTTTCTCAAGGTATGTATCAGTAAAGAATCATAATTTTGAAATTAATTCCGAACAGCTCAAGTCAGTTATAAATATTATTGAGCTTAATCGTAACAATGGTTATCGTGCGGAATACAGTGTATGCATCCCCCAATGCTTTAAATTATCCTCGTCTATTGGCTGCCTTTCGGGTATAACCTATTGTGTGATTGATCCCTGGGGAAACTTGCGTCCATGTTCCCATGTACCTATTAATTGTGGTAATCTACTGGAAAAGTCTATAAAAGACATATGGTGTGGTACTGAAATGAAAAGTTGGAGAGAAATGATT from the Desulfonema limicola genome contains:
- a CDS encoding ATP-binding protein, which encodes MHNNYELKPDLTSEDFVGRDDLMRVIHLATKDRNKLRIINVQGEGGVGKTSVLREVRKKYGKDTNHSLFVTNLIDFFDISARFRRGFMLRLIEELKPDNANGELTALYEKVIKDMEKYFMADISGASHEQFKEKRNELISSFKVFYNKLAFYYRIIILIDTFELVQHIFGNWLAKFLSQRENTVIIICGRKNKKWQNSILKFAEEKHITYYELEKFNQQDTEELFNISEAGKKLDAQEREKLWLLSNGRPVLLTLALDWREIYGVSINSLTETSGKYSLNQLQAFSETELKNVREAFEAELMQRFMGLKDHDNAINLMAVINKDFTADMLVFFLGIKEDEAEKVLENIARWTFMKSHIAKKSFQLHDLIRDLIIKHVWPKLDPSRQLRQKYYKKAVKYYNNLIEQVKEKEQKKLKEKNGNDQAQEYKLNYELIKLKHEYTLLKIQRTYYDLLSDYDEAVIRYRYFFVDLVWARDRVFYDLIREERKNACYMLGKDYPELQEKMENARIQIVAEGQFDSGLNILNKEILTYVNKESDPLLYALILLYQGIAHNYKGDDSRKSEKLLKQSISILEGIKNKTYPVNRALGRAYTNLGYLYYSTIKLTKAIDAYKKALKYSKKSNQDSLVAAIKNDMAFVYARFGDCGLARLLCNDGLKIRELLGMQYHTGLSYSMMGRVEYFDRKYESGIYYCSIALRIFERIADVRGLALAHRAMGANLISSGLEKESVAIFNNAERHLKESYKYFTEKEIQPEPVYLIEISEYFGLLYQDWGTIIKKTKPNDSSIKDFYEKAEIWFNKAIEQARKSKYEWAEAHLLERLFSFYFVHMNKKDSVDRLLKEIENIMKKNIPSSLFISVEQVKPVPIDEDIIEEKEYLYILGRLYRGRARLAYSDYQDKRDANLLKIIAVYYTLACVFIEKFASNSAGMGFTLTEMKSILDDLDMENISDFHEHVKKALKEYNLERYSMILKWIDKCTGL
- a CDS encoding radical SAM/SPASM domain-containing protein, whose product is MLYLSEPVHYNLEIYPFCNNQCLGCGNIDFAIGKKILASTWRLILEKIQPHAAHVRISGGEPSLHPEFENIIRTLSDMNIPFILFTNGRWQNPDHIINLLCQTPQCRGLLVSLHSHIPEIHDAFTTVKGSFSETLTNIKKSIDSGLTIATSTIILPSNTDAIQEIISFHQKHGIYQTTFSRYVSVKNHNFEINSEQLKSVINIIELNRNNGYRAEYSVCIPQCFKLSSSIGCLSGITYCVIDPWGNLRPCSHVPINCGNLLEKSIKDIWCGTEMKSWREMIPLQCWDCVEISKCRGGCRAAAILNKKDSDPLMTQPLSKSDKTCSKTILNENMIPVKNFNIRKEPFGLVLINENRVVPVDFEAEPILDIIDGISTLREIKKCYGEDILNFIGHLYKEGIIYCHR